AACCCACAACAGATGTCAGGAATGAGGCAAAGCTGGAGGTTTTAGTGAAGACCTGGACATCTTGAGCGCGAGCAGAGCGGGATGCAGTGCTGTTGGTCAGTGTTGGTATGGTCAAAACAGCAGCATGGATCCACGACTGACCCAGCTTACACATCAGCGGACCGCCCTGATCaccctgagagagaaagagacaactCTTTACTGAATGGTAGAAAATCATATTATTTGTCACGTTAAGTCTTTGTAgacaaatattataattttaaagaaaagagTTTTGGTATATGGAAAATATCAGTGTTCTTACAGTATAATTTGACAAGAACGTACACTAATGTTTAAAagtttacttaaagcctttatgtataatgcattataaagggttATTAAAGGGTGTAATGCATTATAACTATTCATAATGTGCATTGTACATTATATCTCATTGTAAATAACTTTAACCAAAATTATAATGCATAGTGTAACAGTAAATTGATAAGTGTTATAATCTATTTACTGTGATTACAATTATTCAATACTGTACAATGTATTATAATGTGCATTACTAGACataattaattcaataaaattaCTTTTAGAATAGATTACACATAAAGGCTAAAGTAAAGTgtttctgttaaatgttatattctcaataagaaagaaaacattaaacatcttaaaaatatcttaaaattccCCAAAAGTTTTAATGAAGagttcatttgtaaaaaaatgtatcccAACCAAcctgcagttgggttattttgattaagtaaaataactaaaaaataactaacacaataaaatgatataaaaacatgatttctgaaaaaaaaaaaaaaaaacggagttatctgtttttacaaataaattcttcaaatggttgtatacattattttaaaatactttaggGTAAGGttccattcatttaaaattttttttttttattcaatatgaaCAATTTTAGTTTCAGCATCTATTAATGTTACTCATAAATATGCTGTGTTAATTGTTAATTCATTTGTTCATAATGCATCAGATAATGTTCATTTATACAACTTGAAATTTATTAGAAGTATATAAAGAAATGAACATTAAGCTagcttgataaatgctctaaaagtAGTTTTAGTTAATGCTACCTAATGGATTTAGTActaatattgaatgaaaccgtattgtaaatatacagtacttcCTTCCCAGAAGCCTTGGTTTACTAGTATTTAagaattacttttattatttgtaagtacttttattacaataaataatgcaaaatgttgttttgtatttaaacAGAAGGAACTTGCCTGCTGTAAGTTCAAGGAACTTGTACAAATACTGTTGTCTGAGGATGAGTTTCCACAACTCACAACAGAGGTCTGGTACTCCTGAAGAGTTTGAATCACTATAAAACGAAGAAGACAAATTCAAATTAAGaagaaacatttaataattattaaacatcGTATAAACCTCTTTAGCAGTTAACATAGTGTTTAAAGCATTCACACCTCCTCCTGCTCCTGAGCCCCATCCTGCCACCCAGCACTGAGTGTTAGCGCTGAAGGTATTGCCTCCCATGTCCACACATATAGGCTGAATGAAATTTGTGAGGTTTGGTGCGACAGCCAGCTGCAAGACTGCAACATTGTCACCTGTACCATTGCTGAGTGTGAGATTGGCCACTTTTATAGAGACTTCATTGGGGTTGGAGCCGTTCTGATTCAGACGGCCCAGGATCACGGTCCAGTCAGAGGCATTGGTGGATCTGAACAAAATAGGACTCTGTTGAATCAGATAATTATGATTTCTCATCACATGTTTTTGTTTATGGTGTTTTAGTGGCATTACCTGGTAAAGCAGCTGGCAGAGCTCATGACAAAGCGTTGAGCAATCAGTGTTCCTCCACAAACATGACTGCCGTTAAACTGCAGGCTTGCCATCCAAGGCCAAACACCGGAAGAGGCGAGGGAGCTGTTTCCTCCAACGCGGGTGTTCAGCGTGGCGCTTCCACACACTACAGCTACAGTAACAAAGAGAAAAGGAATGAATGGCGATTATAAGTGAAATATTTAGTTTTCATACActgaaacaaattattttaatttgctagtaaattacaaaaataataacaaataaacagcaaataacattaaaataatattgaaacGGTATGTTCTTGTAAAGGGTACtccaataatgttatttttttttacagttgacaGCTTAGTcttaaaaagcaacaacaaataaaatatatatatattaaaatgtatatatttttaaaaatgacttcATTGTCATtgtcagtgttcctgtagctcaattatTAGAGCGTTGCGCTATCAAACGCAAGGTTAGGGTTTTCGATTCCTctggaacacatgataggtaaaaattgatagcctgaatgcactgtaagttgctttggataaaagcgtctgctaaatgcatacatttaaatgtaattgtgtatGCTTAGGCTACACAATCACAGTCCATTAGCATACGTCACAGAACAGGTTTTCTGGTCATTGTTCGAATAAGCAGGATATTCAAGTTCTTTTTCTGCTTTTATATTGTTGATTAGATGACAGATAATGAGCTTGAGAACAagaagggctttagattacaaaAATGGATATCATGTACTCTTTTCGGGCCTCCACTCTATTTGAAATGAGAAAAGAATTACAACAGCTGTTTATGAACACTGTTTATCGACTTCAAGATTTAAAAAACTCATGGTGTACACTTCAGTCTGTTCACGTTTAATTCAGTATGTGTCTTGCCATTTCTTAGTGATTAATTGTGACATTTACTAGCaaattctgagtgaaaattgttactctgccaatttttttttttacactcttttTAATAGTACTACAGGCAGCACACAGTGAGTGTATTTTAGCATTGTTTGTTATGGATCTAGTAGATGGTCATGGAAGATATGGAAATAGTGACGTGTGATGTCAGACTTAACAAGTTCCTAAATGTaacatttagaaactaaattacttttttaattgataaattaatagctaaaaaaaaaggcCTCATGATTCAGAGGGGAAGTCAATTAAGGGCTTTTAAAGATAGAGTCTGACTCAAGTTACAAGCCTGATGGTTTTTGCATGAGTTGATTTGACTGACTCTGTAAAAAGAAACAGTTCATAAGATTCATTTATGTTCACTGATGTGCTTAGGAAACACTGTGGCAGGCTCTAACTGTTGCCAatgtcaaatgcataaaaaaaaaaaatacttctttcTACTTTCTTTCTCCTAGATTGAAATTGACACTAGGAATTTTCTTCACCAGTAATATTGCTGCGTGTTTATTAAAGTAAAAGCAGCATTTCCTTTTGAAATCAAGAACACATTTAAGTTCTAGGACATGTAGCTAATGGACAACGTCTATGGATGGTTTATATTGGGAATGTTATTGGACTTGAAGGAGTCTTACGTGCAACGGTTGTAGTTGTTGTAGTGGCGACAGTGGTTGTGGGAATGGCAGGCACACCAGTACAGCTAATTGCCAGATCACCATCGGTACCATTGGAGGTGAATGTAACAAAGCCCGGCTGGCTGGTGGTGATCTTCTCATTGATCCAGCTCTGGTACTTAGACACTCGGGCATACACACCAGGAAATTTAGCTAAAGCACAATCTCTGCCGAAGCTCACAACTCCAGACTGGACCCAGATTGAGCTCTGCTTGCTGACCATAGGACCACCAGAGTCACCCTGTAGGATGAAGAACAGGTTAGTGACATAACCTACATATTCCGGTTGTACTTCACAGgtgtaatatataatatgaaagaATAGTAGAAAGAtcacattcaattatttaatttcaaaatttttgTCTTTATATCACACTGCTTCCCACACATAAATAGCtgttttatgaaaacaaaaataagctTCATATTTGAGATCCCTTgtcattaaaaagttaaaaactcACCACTCCTTGATTGTGGTACAATGTGAGGGAAATTTTCTTAACTAGtacaaatgcattaaatgcattaaacagaTCCTTCACTATATTTTACTAATGTATATGCTATGCAGTGTTTTGAAAATGGCTCACTAGGTTGAAATCGAAGTTTATGAGACAATTCCTTATTATTGCTATTTTCACTAAAGAATATTTGCAGCCCAATAAAACTATGAAATGACCAAAATGGATGTTCAGGAGTTGTTACCTGACAAGAGTCTTTCCCTCCTTCTATTAGTCCGGCACATATCATGTTGTCAGTGATTGTTGAGACTCCATAAAGACACTTACACTGCCTGTTTCCAACAACAGGCACTTGCACTTCCTGTAGATTTTGCGGTGAGGGCAGGGCAACTGTGAAAagcattaaattatcaaatgtgcATCAGCACTGCAATAATATTGTCAATCAAGGTTTGTAAAACTAAAAAGCTTACCGCCTGTCTTAATGTTTCCCCATCCAGTGACCCAGCTCACAGTGCGGTTGAAGAATGTACTGCTTGATGAAGCCAGACAAACTGGTTTGATATAGTCAGTAAATGTCACCGGTGAAGACAGATGCAGAAGAGTGATATCGTTGTCATTAGAGCTACTGTAGCCTGGATGTTTTATGATTTCAGAGACACTGCGGGACACTTCGTTTGCATTTGTTCCTTCCTGTGTCTGTCGGCCCAGGTACACAGTCAGGCCAGAGAGTGAAGTACTAGAATATGGTGGAAGATCAAGTGTTAAGCATTCGCCACATCCACTGAATgagacatatttttttgttttgttttataattgaatgGTCTGGTCTGTGATAGTTACTCGTCAAAGCAGTGAGCTGCAGTCAGAACCCATTCTTTGTTGATGAGTGATCCACCACAGAAATGGCGACTGTTTCTGTGAAGGCTGACCTGCCACGGCCAAGCACCAGGAGATGCATTCTGTCCTCCAACGATCCTTGTGTTGAGAGATGCTCTGCCACACACTGACAATGACAATAGCAAATCAAACAGCTGGACACAGCAACATTTTTATAGGATTTGGCTATTTAAATTATGTGGCGAAAAACTAGTTACCATCCAGTTGTGCGTCACATCCTAGAAAACAAGAAACAAGTTCAGTTACCTATTACTGAACCTATATATAACCTGTAGTGTATATTCAATATAAAAcctttttctataaaataaataaatagtaatgttAGTCAAAATAATACATgctaaaatacagttttatttaaaggtttttaaaagaaatctcagcaaggctgcatttatttgatcattaatcACATTATACTGTATGAATCATActgtatgaaaatacagtaaaagcagcattattgtgaaatattacaatttaatcattttctattgtaatgcgatttaaaattgtatatttaatgtcaaagctgaactttcagcatcattattccggtcttcagtgtcaataTGATGTTTTGCTGCTCAatgaacatttcttcttattatgaTTAGTGTTCataacaattgtgctgcttcattcCTTGTGGAAACACTACAATTGAAAAGTTTGGTGCAAgtgagatgcaaaaaaaaaaaaaaaaaaaaaaacaagggttCATGATCAAAgagaaagtaaagacatttataacattcaaataaattatgttcctTTATACTTTCTAAACACTAAAGAATCATGAATTTTTTATCACGATTTCCACAAACATATCaagcagaaaaaaattatttcaacaaTGATATTAATatgaaccattattaataaatgaCCACCAATAGTAACTGAgcagtaaaaatgttttatattagaatgatttttcaaatgatcatgtgaccctgaagagtggagtaatgatgctgaaggttcagtataatatatattacattttaaaatactttcaaatacaaaacagtcattttaaattgaagtaatatttcataatattgctgtCTTTAATtgctccaaacttttgactggtacagtaatatagtttataaaaaatatttatcctTTAGTATTAATTATCCAATAAAAGAGCTTACCTCTCATTAGAAGAGCGATGGAAAATGCTACACTGAGTAAATGGATCATATTCCTTGTCAACTTCACCTCAGACAACACAGCTCAGATACCTGCACCTCCACCTGCTCTTAAATACTTTGGTTAACCTGTTTcctacacacccacacactctctcaaCGCATTATAACAAGAAACGCCCCTGACTCTTTCAGTTTGTAAACTCTTTCAATGTTCATTCGTCTTACTTATTGAGCAACCTGCAGGTCTCAGTGAGATAAGGAACAGGCTGGTGACTCTTAGTCATGCATAATTCTCACCTGTGCAAACTCTGAAATCTGAAACtggttaaaaatgtgttaaaataaggTGCTCATGTAttggtaatagtttttattttattttattttattttatttactttgtgtAGATTGACTAAGGATGCTCGAGGTGCTTTTAGTGTTTCTGTCAGattttaaaacatgcaaaatCAGCAGCTCTTTTCGGTGGTGAAACTGTGTTGCGTGAGATTCCTTGAATTCCCAACCTGATCCCAAGATAAACCTAACTATCAGGTGGAATTTCTGGTTGAATTTGTGCAACATCATTCATATGGAAACAAACATTTTTAGGATGATAAAGCAGCACTAAATCTAACACCAATTAATGGCCAATTCGGCAAAATGTAAAAAGGTACCAATTGCAATGATGATGTGTTGCAATTGCCTGAAAACCTGCAATTGTGTTCTTTTTCTATTATAACCTGCTTTCAGTGATACTGCAGAGATGAATTAGCTTAAAGTAAAATTTCCGTGACCTACAAATGTCCACCATAAAAGATCATTTAGCTGTTACAGAAAAAAGTTGTCCCTCATTCCTCTGCAAAGAAATATTCTTCTGACTGCATCTAATTTGAATAGCATTTGTTTTCCAACAAAAGAGTGAGTCATGTACAGCCGGAATCACTTGGCACATGGCCAGAGTAAACAAGTGGAATGCTTCTGGTAAAACAAGCGAAATCCATAAATAGCCACAAGCTAAGGCCTATTTGATGTAATAAAGAAACcatttactaatatattttaGGCCACATTTTTATCTCATTTTGCATGATTTGTTTTAttacaaacataataaaaaaatatggctACAACAACTAATCGATCAAATTGATTATTATCGAT
The nucleotide sequence above comes from Carassius gibelio isolate Cgi1373 ecotype wild population from Czech Republic chromosome B3, carGib1.2-hapl.c, whole genome shotgun sequence. Encoded proteins:
- the LOC127953273 gene encoding transmembrane protease serine 9-like isoform X2, encoding MKMTRKMIHLLSVAFSIALLMRGCDAQLDVCGRASLNTRIVGGQNASPGAWPWQVSLHRNSRHFCGGSLINKEWVLTAAHCFDDTSLSGLTVYLGRQTQEGTNANEVSRSVSEIIKHPGYSSSNDNDITLLHLSSPVTFTDYIKPVCLASSSSTFFNRTVSWVTGWGNIKTGVALPSPQNLQEVQVPVVGNRQCKCLYGVSTITDNMICAGLIEGGKDSCQGDSGGPMVSKQSSIWVQSGVVSFGRDCALAKFPGVYARVSKYQSWINEKITTSQPGFVTFTSNGTDGDLAISCTGVPAIPTTTVATTTTTTVAPVVCGSATLNTRVGGNSSLASSGVWPWMASLQFNGSHVCGGTLIAQRFVMSSASCFTRSTNASDWTVILGRLNQNGSNPNEVSIKVANLTLSNGTGDNVAVLQLAVAPNLTNFIQPICVDMGGNTFSANTQCWVAGWGSGAGGVIQTLQEYQTSVVSCGNSSSDNSICTSSLNLQQGDQGGPLMCKLGQSWIHAAVLTIPTLTNSTASRSARAQDVQVFTKTSSFASFLTSVVGSFPTSAANNSTLGPSSGSQTSSPFCFTVSVLLPALTALKIFHQG
- the LOC127953273 gene encoding transmembrane protease serine 9-like isoform X1, whose amino-acid sequence is MTRKMIHLLSVAFSIALLMRGCDAQLDVCGRASLNTRIVGGQNASPGAWPWQVSLHRDNSHFCGGSLINKEWVLTAAHCFDNTSPSGLTVYLGRQTQEGTNANEVSRSVSEIIKHPGYISSTHDNDITLLHLSSPVTFTDYIKPVCLASSSSTFFNRTVSWVTGWGNIKTGVALPSPQNLQEVQVPVVGNRQCKCLYGVSTITDNMICAGLIEGGKDSCQGDSGGPMVSKQSSIWVQSGVVSFGRDCALAKFPGVYARVSKYQSWINEKITTSQPGFVTFTSNGTDGDLAISCTGVPAIPTTTVATTTTTTVAPVVCGSATLNTRVGGNSSLASSGVWPWMASLQFNGSHVCGGTLIAQRFVMSSASCFTRSTNASDWTVILGRLNQNGSNPNEVSIKVANLTLSNGTGDNVAVLQLAVAPNLTNFIQPICVDMGGNTFSANTQCWVAGWGSGAGGVIQTLQEYQTSVVSCGNSSSDNSICTSSLNLQQGDQGGPLMCKLGQSWIHAAVLTIPTLTNSTASRSARAQDVQVFTKTSSFASFLTSVVGSFPTSAANNSTLGPSSGSQTSSPFCFTVSVLLPALTALKIFHQG